GCTGCGGACGGTGGCCGAGCACTACAACCCGCTGGTCCGCGCGCTGGCCGGGATGCGCAAGCCGACCGTCGCGGCGGTCGGCGGCGTGGCGGCCGGCGCGGGCGCGTCGCTCGCCTTCGCCTGCGACTTCCGGATCGTGGCCGACTCGGCGGGCTTCAACACCTCGTTCGCCGGCGTGGCGCTGACCAGCGACTCGGGCGCGTCGTGGACCCTCCCCCGGCTGGTGGGACACGCCCGGGCGACCGAACTGCTGATGCTGCCCCGGACGGTCAAGGCCCCCGAGGCGCTGCAGCTGGGCCTGGCCAACAAGGTCGTGCCCGCGGCCGAACTCCAGGCCACCGCCCGGGCGTTCGCCAAGCAGCTGGCCGAGGGGCCGACGGTCGCCTACGGCGCGATCAAGGAGTCGCTGGCGTACGGCGCCTCGCACTCGCTGGACGAGCTCCTCGACAAGGAGGACGAGCTGCAGACCCTGGCCGGCGCCAGCGCGGACCACCGGATCGCGGTCGACGCGTTCGTCGCCAAGCAGACGCCGGTCTACCTGGGCCGTTGAGACCGGCGGCGGTCCGGGCCCCTGCCCGGGCCGCCGCCGCCCGGGCAGATGTCGGCGTGGCAGATGTCGGCGTGGCAGGCGTCGTCCGGGCCCGGGTCGTCCGGGCAGGCGTCGGTGTCGACACCGGGCCGACCGAAGAGCGGCGCCGTGGCCGGCCCGCGCGGCTACGGCTTGCCGGTGCCGGTCCGGACGTGACAGTCCGCCAGGTGGTCGTTCACCAGTCCGCAGGCCTGCATCAGCGCGTACGCCGTGGTCGGACCGACGAAGCGGAAGCCTTCCTTCTTCAGCGCCTTCGCCAGCGCCGTCGACTCCGGCGTCACGGCCGGCACCTCGGCCAGGGTCCGCGGCGCCGGCCGGTCCGGATCGCCGGCGAAGCCCCAGATCAGCGCGTCCAGCCCGCCGTCCAGGGCGCGGGCGACCTTGGCGTTGGCGATCGAGGCCTCGATCTTCGCCCGGTTGCGGATGATGCCGGTGTCCTGCAGCAGCGTTTCCACGTCGGCCGGGCCGAACTCCGCCACCTTCGCGATCTCGAAGCCCGCGAAGGCGGCCCGGAACCCCTCCCGGCGGCGCAGGATGGTGATCCAGGACAGCCCGGACTGGAACGCCTCCAGACAGACCCGCTCGAAGAGCGCGTCGTCGCCCCGGACCGGGCGTCCCCACTCCGTGTCGTGGTATTCCCGGTAGTCCTGGGCCGACTCGCCCCAGGCACAGCGCAGCAGGCCGTCCGGGCCCGCCAGCGTGCCGCTCAACGATCCGCCAGCGGCTCGTCCGACGCCGGACCGCCGGCCGCCGGCTGCGAGGTCTTCTCCAGCGAGGTGGCCGGGGCCACCACCTTGGCGAACTCCTCCAGGCCCGGCAGCGGCTCGACGCCGGGTTCGGCGTCCGGGCCGGCCTCGACCGCGCCCCGCAGCGCGGCGGCGGCCTCCAGCTCCGCGATCCGCGAATCCCGGTAGGCGAGCTCGGCACCGAGCCGGTCGAGCACGTCGTCCACCTCGTCCATCCGGTAGCCGCGCACCGCCATCGGCAGCCGGATCTCGTCCACGTCACTGCGGCTCAACGGCCGGTCCTGCGGGAGCCGCGCGGCAAGCCGGTCCTGCACCGCCTCCGGCAGCGAACCGCCACCGCCCAGCGCCACCAGCGCGGCGCCGCCGACCACCACGGCCATCGCCACCACGATCACCCAGAACACGAGCTGTCCTCCAGACGTCCGATCGGCCCCGCCAAGCGTGCCGACCCCTACAAAGTGCGAGCATGGTCCCCGAGTAGGCCGGGGGCCATCATCGCACCCGCAGCAGCTGTGGAGGAGACATCGGTGGCACTGCGCCTGGGACCGCGTGAATTCGGCGACGACGAGCTGGTGATCATGGCCATCGTCAACCGCACCCCGGACTCCTTCTTCGACCGGGGAGCCACCTTCGCGGACGAGGCCGCGTTCGCCGCCGCCGACCGCGCGGTGGCCGAGGGCGCGGCGATCCTCGACATCGGCGGGGTCAAGGCCGGCCCCGGCGACGAGGTCACCGTCGAGGAGGAACTGCGCCGCACCGTCCCCTTCGTGGCGGAGCTCCGCAAGCGCCACCCCGAGGCCGTGATCAGCGTGGACACCTGGCGGCACGAGGTCGGGGAGGCCGTCTGCGAGGTCGGCGCGGACCTGCTGAACGACGCCTGGGGCGGGGTCGACCCCGAACTCGCCGCGGTCGCCGCCCGCTTCGACGCCGGACTGGTCTGCACCCACGCCGGCGGCGCCGAACCCCGAACCCGCCCGCACCGGGTGGGGTACGAGGACGTGATGGCCGACATCCTCGACGTCACCGTCGGCCTGGCCGAACGCGCCGCCGCCCTCGGCGTCCGCCGGGACGCGCTGATCATCGACCCCGGCCACGACTTCGGCAAGAACACCCGGCACTCGCTGGAGGCCACCCGGCGGCTGCCCGAGATGACCGCCACCGGGTTCCCCGTCCTGGTATCGCTCTCCAACAAGGACTTCGTCGGCGAGACCCTGGACCGGCCGGTGGACGAACGGCTGCTCGGCACCCTCGCCACCACCGCCGTCTCCGCCTGGCTCGGCGCCCGGATCTACCGCGCCCACCAGGTCGCGGAGACCCGGCAGGTGCTGGACATGGTCGCCTCGATCAGGGGGAGCCGGCCGCCGGCGGTCGCCCGGCGGGGGCTGGCCTGACCTGTTGAGGCTCGGCTCGCCTCCGGGGCGCTCCTCTTGTTGGGGCTCGGCTCGCCTCCGGGGCGCTTTGATCCGGTACCGACGGTCATCGCTCCCGCGGCCGCTTCGCTCCCTTCCTCGCTCCCTCCCTTTCGGCACCGGCGCGCCCCTTCGGCTCGCTCGCAGTTGTGGCCTTCCGCAGGTCAGGGCGCGCGCGTGGTGGTGGCACAGGGCAGGGCGCACGAGTGGCGGGAGGGGTCCCTCCCGAGTCAGGTGGCCGGGGTGGCCCGGGAGCCGGCCTGTGAGAAGGCCGGGCCGGGCTCCCGGGGCCGGGCCTCGGGGCCCGGTCGCCGGTCAGATCTCGTGGTCGGGGCGGCGGGTCTCGGCGAGGATCTTCATGACCTCGTCGATGTCGTCGGTGATGTGGAACAGCTCCAGGTCCTTCGGGGAGGCCTTGCCCTCGGCGACCAGGGTGTTCTTCAGCCACTCGAAGAGTCCGCCCCAGTAGGCGCTGCCGAACAGCACCACCGGGAACCGGGTGACCTTCTTCGTCTGCACCAGCGTCAGCGCCTCGAAGAGTTCGTCGAGGGTGCCCAGGCCGCCCGGCAGGACGACGAAGCCCTGGGCGTACTTCACGAACATCGTCTTGCGGACGAAGAAGTACCGGAAGTTCAGCCCGAGGTCGACGAACTCGTTCAGGCCCTGCTCGAAGGGCAGCTCGATGCCGAGGCCCACGCTCAGGCCGCCGGCCTCCGAGGCGCCGCGGTTGGCCGCCTCCATCGCCCCCGGGCCGCCGCCGGTGATGACCGCGTAGCCGGCCTCGGCCAGGGCCCGGCCGATGGCCACGCCGGCCGCGTACTCGGGGGAGTCGACCGGCGTCCGGGCGGAGCCGAAGACGCTGATCGCGGCGGGGAGTTCGGCCAGCGCGCCGAAGCCTTCGACGAACTCGGAGGTGATCCGCCAGACCCGCCAGGGGTCGGTGTGCAGCCAGTCGGTGGGGCCGGTGGTGTCCAGCAGCCGCTGGTCGGTGGTGCTGGTGCCGACCTGGTCCCGGCGGACCAGCACCGGGCCCTTCTGCTTCTCCGGCCAGGCCTTCTTCCGCCCCGGCGCGCCGACCTGCTCCGGGCCGTGCCCGTAGTGCTTCTCGTCTCCTGTGCCTGTCATGACGAAACCCTACGCCTGTCACCCCCCGTTTCGGGGGAACGGCGGAGGGTCGGTACGGGGACGGCAGGTGGCGTCCGGGCGGCCACCCGGGAGCCGCGCGGCCGCCGGCCGGGGCCGGCGGCCGGACGCTCAGGTACTCGGGCGGTCAGGCGCTCAGCCAGGCGGCGAGCCGCGCCTCCACCTCCGCGATGGCGGTGAGCGAGCAGTGCTCCTCCCGCTTGTGGGCGAGGTTCGGGTCGCCGGGGCCGTAGTTGACGGCGGGGACGCCCAGGGCGCTGAAGCGGGCGACGTCGGTCCAGCCGAACTTGGCGCGGGCGGTGCCGCCGGTGGCGGCCAGGAAGGCCTGCGCGGCGGGCTGACCGAGGCCGGGCAGGGCGCCGGGCGCCGAGTCGGTCACGGTGACGTCGAAGCCGGCGAAGACCTCGCGCACGTGGGCCTCGGCGCCGGCCTCGTCGCGGTCCGGCGCGTAGCGGAAGTTGACGGTCACCACGCACTCGTCGGGGATGACGTTGCCGGCCACCCCGCCGTCGATCCGGACGGCGTTCAGGCCCTCGTGGTACTCCAGGCCGTCGATCTCCACCAGGCGCGGTTCGTACGCGGCGAGCCGGCCGAGCACCTCGGCGGCGTGGTGGATCGCGTTGTCGCCGAGCCAGCTGCGGGCGGCGTGGGCGCGGACGCCGGTGAGCCGGACCTGGACGCGCAGGGTGCCCTGGCAGCCGCCCTCGACCATGGCGCCGCTCGGCTCCAGCAGGACGGCGAAGTCGGCCGCCAGCCAGTCGGGCCGCTGGGCGGCGAGGTGTCCCAGGCCGTTGCGGGAGGCCTCGATCTCCTCGCAGTCGTAGAACACGAAGGTGAGGTCGCGGTTGGGCTCGGGCAGGGTGGCGGCCAGCCGCAGCTGGACGGCGACCCCGGACTTCATGTCGGACGTGCCGCAGCCGTAGAGGAGGTCGCCCTCCACCTGGCTGGGCAGGTTGTCGGCGATCGGCACGGTGTCCAGGTGTCCGGCGAGCAGCACCCGCTCGGCCCGGCCCAGGTTCGTCCGGGCGACGACGTTGTTGCCGTACCGGTCGACGGTCAGGTGCGGGTACTCCCGCAGCGCGGCCTCGACGGCGTCGGCGAGCGCCTGCTCGTCACCGCTGACGGACGGGAAGTCGACCAGCCGCGCGGTCAGCGTGCCGCCGTCGAGGGTGAGGTCCAGGGGCGTGTTCGGGCTGCTCATGGTCGACAAGCGTATCGGCGGCCCCCACCTGGGAGGCTGCCGCCCCGCCCGGGCCGGGCCGCGGGCGCAACCATGTACTACGCACACCCGTCCGAGTGGGTACGGTGTCGGGACGACCGACGGGCGAGAGGGGTGGCGGTGGCCAGGAAGACTGATGACGGGCAGAGCGGTGGCAGGGCTGCCCGCCGTCGAGGCGCGCCGCTGCTGAAGGTGCTGATCGCCCTGGTGGTGCTCGGCGCGATCGCGGCCGGGGCGCTCTACTGGCTGAACCACGGAAAGATCGTCGCCGAGGGCTGTTCGGTGAAGACCCCGGCCGGTGAGGGGACGCTGGAGATCCCGCAGGCCGCCAACGCCGCGACGATCACCGCGGTGGCGCACGCGCGCGGACTCCCGGACCGGGCGGTGACCATCGCGCTGGCGACCGCGATGCAGGAGTCCAAGATCCACAACCTGGCGGGCGGCGACCGCGACTCGGTCGGCCTGTTCCAGCAGCGGCCCTCCCAGGGCTGGGGGACGGTCGACCAGATCAGCGACCCGGTGTACGCCACCAACAAATTCCTGGACGGCCTGGTGAAGGTGCCCGGCTACACCCGCCTGCCGCTGACCGACGCGGCCCAGCAGGTCCAGAAGAGCGGGTACCCGCAGGCGTACGCCAAGCACGAGACCAAGGCGACGATGCTGGCCTCGGCGCTGACGGGCCGGGAGGCCGCCTCGGTGAACTGCGTGGTGCACGAGTTCGCGGAGCCGGAGACCCCCGCCCCGACGGTGGCCGCCGCCGGGGACGCCGCCTCCCCCGCCGCGCCCGCCGCCCCCGACCGGACCCAGCAGCTGACCGACCGGGTGCGCCGCGAGTTCGGCCGGACGGTGACCGCGGCCGGCGGCTACTCCTCCAGCATCAAGGGCGCGGAGAACGCGGTCGCGCTGACGCCCGAGCCCTCCGCCAGCACCGAGTCCGGCCCGGACGCGGCCCGGCAGAACGGCTGGGAGGTGGCGCACTGGGCGGTGACGCACGCCCAGCAGCTGGGCATCAGGACGGTCGCCTACGACGGGAAGATCTGGCGGATGGCCAAGTCCGCGGACGGCTGGAAGCCGCAGGCCTCGGGCACCTCGACCAGCCTGGTGCTGGTCTCGCTGGCCGCGAACACCGCGAAGAGCTGATCCCGCCCGGGACGGCCGGGACGGGGCGCGCGACGGGTTGACGCACGGGCGATCGAGCCCCCGCCGTCCGGGTGATTCCGGTCAACCCCGCAGATGGGGTACCACTCCTGCGGGCAGGCCCACCCGGGGGCGCGTCGGCGTCCGGACGACGGCCGACACAGCTGGCACGGCAAGGGAAGTGACGATTCTTCACCCGCCGCCACGGCAGGCGGAATGCCCCGAATGCCGGAATAGCGATGATGTGATCTTTAGTGACTCTTTGCATTGCGGCCCCGAAACCTTCTCGCTCCTCAAGCGGTAATCAGCACGTCCGCCCGGCGGACGGGATTCACCCACACCTCTTAGGAGCACCATGTCTCTCCCCCTCAAGCGCCGGATCGCCCAGGCCGCGCTGCTCGTCGCGGCCGGCGCCACCCCTCTGGTCGCTGCAGGGTCCGCATCCGCCGCCGCCGACCTGGTTCCGAGGACCGACCTGGGCGCGCCCCTGACGCAGCTGGCCTCGCCGGACGCGGGCTCCACCCTCCAGCACACCACCCACGAGCTCGGCCACGCCGCCGGCACCACCGGCGCCGCCACCGTCGCCGCGGGCGTGCCGGCCACCGCCGACGCCACCGGCAACATCGTCGCCGACACCCTGCCCGAGGCGAACGAGAAGACCGGCTCGCTGACCGCCCCGGTCGACAAGACCGCCGCCACCACCGGCGCCCTGTCCGGTGTGGCGAGCCAGGTCGCCCCCGCGCTGGCCGGCAAGCTCGGTCACGCCGCCACCGGCCGCAGCGCCGAGGCCCCGGTCGGCGGCCTCGGGCAGACCACCGCCGTGACCCAGAGCCTGCCCGGCGCCGGCGGCCTCGCCAACAGCGTCCCCGGCGCGGACACCCTCACCGGCGCGCTGCCCACCAGCTCCCTGCCCACCAGCGGCCTCACCAAGGCCCTGCCCGGCGCGGACCTGCTCGGCCTCGGCGAGCACGGCGCGGCCAACCGCCTCGGCGGTGTGCCGGACCTCGGCAGCAGCTCGCCGCTCGGCAGCCTGACCGGCGCGCTCGGCCCGGTCAGCGGCCTGCTCGGCGGCATCGGCGGCGGCGGCCTCGGCTGACCTGTCCGGTCGGTACGCACGGGGTGCACGACGCCCCGACAGCACGGCGAGGGGGCCGGGAGCGATCGCTCCCGGCCCCCTCGCCGTTGCATGTCCCGCCAGGACGACCGGGTCAGCCGCGCAGCCGCTCCACGGCCGCCGCCACCCGCTCGTCGGTCGCCGTGAACGCGACCCGGACGAACCGCTCGCCGGCCGGCCCGTAGAAGTCCCCGGGCGCCACCAGGACGCCCAGGGCGGCGAGCTCCGCCACCGTCTCCCAGCAGGGCCGGTCCTGGGTCGCCCACAGGTACAGGCTGGCCTCGGAGTGCTCGATCCGGAACCCGTACGCCTCCAGCGCCCCGCGCAGGGCCGCCCGGCGGGCCGCGTAGCGCCCGCGCTGCTCGGCCACGTGCGCGTCGTCGGCCAGCGCGGCCGCGGTGGCCGCCTGCACCGGCGCCGGCACGATCATGCCGCCGTGCTTGCGGATCTCCAGCAGCTCCCGCACCACCACCGGGTCGCCCGCCACGAAGGAGGCGCGGTAGCCGGCCAGGTTGGACCGCTTGGACAGCGAGTGCACGGTGAGCAGGCCCTCGTGCCCGTCGCCGCAGATCTCCGGGTGCAGCACGGAGACCGGCTCGGCCTCCCAGCCCAGCTCCAGGTAGCACTCGTCGCTGACCAGCAGCGCCCCGTGCTCCCGGGCCCAGGCCACTGCGGTGCGCAGCTCGTCCGCGCCGAGGACCCGGCCGGTCGGGTTGGACGGCGAGTTCAGCCAGAGCAGCCGGACCCTTGCCGGGTCCAGCTCGTCCACCGATTCGTACTCGACCGGCTCCGCGCCGCAGAGCCGGGCACCGACCTCGTACGTGGGGTAGGCCAGCCGCGGGTAGGCGACCTGGTCGCCGGGGCCGAGCCCGAGCTGGGTCGGCAGCCAGGCCACCAGCTCCTTGGAGCCGACGGTCGGCAGCACGGCCTGCGGGCCGATCTCGGCGCCGACCCGGCGGCGCAGCCAGCCGGCGATCGTCTCGCGCAGCTCCAGCGGGCCCCAGACGGTCGGATAGCCGGGCGTGTCGGAGGAGGCGGCCAGCGCCTTCTGGATCACCTCGGGGACCGGGTCCACCGGGGTGCCGA
The sequence above is a segment of the Kitasatospora sp. NBC_00240 genome. Coding sequences within it:
- a CDS encoding DivIVA domain-containing protein, with product MFWVIVVAMAVVVGGAALVALGGGGSLPEAVQDRLAARLPQDRPLSRSDVDEIRLPMAVRGYRMDEVDDVLDRLGAELAYRDSRIAELEAAAALRGAVEAGPDAEPGVEPLPGLEEFAKVVAPATSLEKTSQPAAGGPASDEPLADR
- a CDS encoding enoyl-CoA hydratase-related protein, with protein sequence MSDSVLYELDGGLAVVTINRPDAMNALDTPTKVALRDTVAAVAEDPAVRAVLLTGAGDKAFCVGQDLKEHLGLLKRAEETGEGALRTVAEHYNPLVRALAGMRKPTVAAVGGVAAGAGASLAFACDFRIVADSAGFNTSFAGVALTSDSGASWTLPRLVGHARATELLMLPRTVKAPEALQLGLANKVVPAAELQATARAFAKQLAEGPTVAYGAIKESLAYGASHSLDELLDKEDELQTLAGASADHRIAVDAFVAKQTPVYLGR
- a CDS encoding DNA-3-methyladenine glycosylase I, with protein sequence MSGTLAGPDGLLRCAWGESAQDYREYHDTEWGRPVRGDDALFERVCLEAFQSGLSWITILRRREGFRAAFAGFEIAKVAEFGPADVETLLQDTGIIRNRAKIEASIANAKVARALDGGLDALIWGFAGDPDRPAPRTLAEVPAVTPESTALAKALKKEGFRFVGPTTAYALMQACGLVNDHLADCHVRTGTGKP
- the folP gene encoding dihydropteroate synthase — its product is MAIVNRTPDSFFDRGATFADEAAFAAADRAVAEGAAILDIGGVKAGPGDEVTVEEELRRTVPFVAELRKRHPEAVISVDTWRHEVGEAVCEVGADLLNDAWGGVDPELAAVAARFDAGLVCTHAGGAEPRTRPHRVGYEDVMADILDVTVGLAERAAALGVRRDALIIDPGHDFGKNTRHSLEATRRLPEMTATGFPVLVSLSNKDFVGETLDRPVDERLLGTLATTAVSAWLGARIYRAHQVAETRQVLDMVASIRGSRPPAVARRGLA
- the dapC gene encoding succinyldiaminopimelate transaminase; its protein translation is MKNKLSDLLPEFPWDRLEPYKKTALAHPGGICDFSVGTPVDPVPEVIQKALAASSDTPGYPTVWGPLELRETIAGWLRRRVGAEIGPQAVLPTVGSKELVAWLPTQLGLGPGDQVAYPRLAYPTYEVGARLCGAEPVEYESVDELDPARVRLLWLNSPSNPTGRVLGADELRTAVAWAREHGALLVSDECYLELGWEAEPVSVLHPEICGDGHEGLLTVHSLSKRSNLAGYRASFVAGDPVVVRELLEIRKHGGMIVPAPVQAATAAALADDAHVAEQRGRYAARRAALRGALEAYGFRIEHSEASLYLWATQDRPCWETVAELAALGVLVAPGDFYGPAGERFVRVAFTATDERVAAAVERLRG
- the dapE gene encoding succinyl-diaminopimelate desuccinylase — encoded protein: MSSPNTPLDLTLDGGTLTARLVDFPSVSGDEQALADAVEAALREYPHLTVDRYGNNVVARTNLGRAERVLLAGHLDTVPIADNLPSQVEGDLLYGCGTSDMKSGVAVQLRLAATLPEPNRDLTFVFYDCEEIEASRNGLGHLAAQRPDWLAADFAVLLEPSGAMVEGGCQGTLRVQVRLTGVRAHAARSWLGDNAIHHAAEVLGRLAAYEPRLVEIDGLEYHEGLNAVRIDGGVAGNVIPDECVVTVNFRYAPDRDEAGAEAHVREVFAGFDVTVTDSAPGALPGLGQPAAQAFLAATGGTARAKFGWTDVARFSALGVPAVNYGPGDPNLAHKREEHCSLTAIAEVEARLAAWLSA
- a CDS encoding TIGR00730 family Rossman fold protein — translated: MTGTGDEKHYGHGPEQVGAPGRKKAWPEKQKGPVLVRRDQVGTSTTDQRLLDTTGPTDWLHTDPWRVWRITSEFVEGFGALAELPAAISVFGSARTPVDSPEYAAGVAIGRALAEAGYAVITGGGPGAMEAANRGASEAGGLSVGLGIELPFEQGLNEFVDLGLNFRYFFVRKTMFVKYAQGFVVLPGGLGTLDELFEALTLVQTKKVTRFPVVLFGSAYWGGLFEWLKNTLVAEGKASPKDLELFHITDDIDEVMKILAETRRPDHEI